One stretch of Chryseobacterium fluminis DNA includes these proteins:
- the rpsA gene encoding 30S ribosomal protein S1: MSKETNSAEVILNQNVAPEQFDWDSFESGLDADARKEKSDLEEIYNGSLNSLNDNDVLVGRVVRLTDKEAIVDINFKSEGVISLNEFRYNQGLSVGDEVEVMVDRREDKTGQLQLSHRKARTLKAWDKVNELHETGEIVNGFVKSRTKGGMIVDVHGIEAFLPGSQIDVKPIKDYDQFVGKTMEFKVVKINPEFKNVVVSHKALIEADIEGQKKEIIAQLEKGQVLEGTVKNITSYGVFIDLGGVDGLIHITDLSWSRVNHPSEILEDGQTVKVVILDFDDEKTRIQLGMKQLEAHPWDALSADMKVGDKVKGKVVVLADYGAFVEIAPGVEGLIHVSEMSWSTHLRSAGDFVKVGDEVEAEVLTLDREDRKISLGIKQLSKDPWENIETKYPVGSKHVGTVRNFTNFGVFVELEEGIDGLIYISDLSWTKKIKHPSEFCAVGDKLDVVVLELDIQARRLSLGHKQLTDNPWDAFETKYAEGTIHAGKAVEVHDKGASVQFEDAEVEAFCPSRLLEKEDGSKIKKGEEAQFKVIEFNKEFKRVVVSHTGIFRDEEKKNVKDSSSRNVSSSSNNEERSTLGDIDALAELKRKMEEGR, from the coding sequence ATGTCAAAAGAGACAAATTCAGCAGAGGTTATTTTAAACCAAAACGTAGCACCGGAACAATTTGACTGGGATTCTTTTGAATCAGGTCTTGATGCAGATGCGAGAAAAGAAAAAAGCGATTTAGAAGAAATCTACAACGGATCTCTTAACAGCCTGAACGACAATGACGTTCTAGTGGGTAGAGTAGTGAGATTAACGGATAAAGAAGCTATCGTAGACATCAACTTCAAATCAGAAGGTGTTATCTCTCTTAACGAATTCCGTTACAACCAGGGCCTAAGTGTAGGTGACGAGGTAGAAGTAATGGTTGACAGAAGAGAAGACAAAACCGGACAGTTACAGTTATCTCACAGAAAAGCAAGAACGCTTAAAGCTTGGGATAAAGTAAACGAACTTCACGAAACTGGAGAAATCGTTAACGGTTTTGTTAAATCAAGAACCAAAGGAGGTATGATCGTTGACGTACACGGAATCGAAGCATTCTTACCTGGTTCTCAAATTGATGTGAAGCCAATTAAAGATTACGATCAGTTCGTAGGTAAAACAATGGAGTTCAAAGTTGTGAAAATCAACCCTGAGTTCAAAAACGTAGTTGTATCTCACAAAGCATTGATCGAAGCAGATATCGAAGGTCAGAAAAAAGAAATCATCGCTCAGCTTGAAAAAGGACAGGTTCTTGAAGGTACGGTTAAGAATATTACTTCTTACGGTGTATTCATTGACTTAGGAGGAGTAGATGGATTGATTCACATTACAGACCTTTCTTGGTCTAGAGTGAACCACCCATCTGAAATTCTTGAGGACGGACAGACTGTGAAAGTGGTTATCCTTGACTTCGATGATGAGAAAACAAGAATCCAGTTAGGTATGAAGCAATTAGAAGCTCACCCTTGGGATGCTCTTTCTGCTGACATGAAAGTTGGAGATAAAGTAAAAGGAAAAGTAGTAGTTCTTGCTGACTATGGTGCATTCGTAGAAATCGCTCCAGGTGTAGAAGGATTAATCCACGTTTCTGAAATGTCTTGGTCTACTCACTTAAGATCTGCAGGTGATTTTGTGAAAGTAGGAGATGAAGTGGAAGCTGAAGTATTAACTTTAGATAGAGAAGACAGAAAAATCTCTCTTGGTATCAAGCAGTTAAGCAAAGATCCATGGGAAAACATCGAAACTAAGTATCCTGTAGGATCTAAGCATGTAGGAACGGTAAGAAACTTCACTAATTTTGGTGTATTCGTAGAGTTAGAAGAAGGTATCGACGGTTTGATCTACATCTCTGATCTTTCTTGGACTAAGAAAATCAAACACCCTTCTGAGTTCTGTGCAGTAGGTGATAAATTAGATGTTGTAGTTCTTGAATTAGACATCCAGGCTAGAAGATTATCTCTAGGTCACAAGCAATTGACTGACAACCCTTGGGATGCATTCGAAACTAAATATGCTGAAGGAACTATCCATGCTGGTAAAGCAGTAGAAGTACACGATAAAGGTGCTTCTGTACAGTTCGAAGATGCTGAAGTTGAAGCTTTCTGCCCTTCAAGATTATTAGAGAAAGAAGATGGATCTAAAATCAAAAAAGGTGAAGAAGCCCAGTTTAAAGTAATCGAATTCAACAAAGAATTCAAAAGAGTAGTAGTTTCTCACACAGGGATCTTCAGAGACGAAGAGAAGAAAAATGTGAAAGACTCTTCTTCCAGAAACGTATCTTCTTCTTCAAACAACGAAGAAAGATCAACTCTTGGAGATATCGATGCTCTAGCAGAATTAAAAAGAAAAATGGAAGAAGGGAGATAA
- a CDS encoding T9SS-dependent M36 family metallopeptidase: MKKIILPLSIAVFAVLPLNLFSQDNHTLIKEYISQNKIKEYKKSDLTDFIIDNVDPSKSLDGDIVKFRQVYKGFPVYHAAGTALIKDKKVTYFSENFVKNYQEAGPDHAGLSRSDALQKIAEALGNTEISDFTILNFLEKSVNDNKSAKQRLVYHYDINDQLRLAYEYILREPKSANYWNMIVDAGDGKILEKTNLTSSCDFTADAYSSDLTHYRDTEMHQLIGPDSKAHQNFVLFSPDNASYNVFPLPLEAATFGSRSMISNPWLLSASPEGWHSDGTTHYTNTRGNNVYAYEDTANTNNPGLSPDGGTARNFNFPFSINANAAFNQNASITNLFYLNNRIHDVFYQFGFTESARNFQWNNFGKGGLDDDGVFAEAQDGGGTNNANFSSPPDYYNPTMQMYMWSTVNRLFFYNAPGTAVTRTPGAGIAQYGMALNATGVTGNIQLSSVLDGCTALPAGSLTGKIGLVERGTCSFVVKTKNLQDAGAAAAVIYNNAANGSSIGGMAGVDATVTIPSLLITYGEGNFIKSQLSAGTTVNVTLKNDPATSVTPDGSFDNGIVTHEYGHGISNRLTGTGYGCLSTSADKEQMGEGWSDFFALMLTNKPGDNASVARGMGTYAAGQAITGGGIRPAKYSPDFAVNSFTYGDTNGMEYNNGSAIVPDVHSIGFVWATMLWDLHWKYVEKYGYSSDVTANAASGSSRVLQLVTDALKLQVCNPTFIDGRNAIIAADQATTGGADRCMIWNTFARRGLGVNASAGVKTNINDQVESFSVPDDCAVLSANEVKSVKNRLSIYPNPAKNEFFIHFPDKTMGKVSVEIYDMSGKLVSSEDKISPDATKAISTDKLVNGTYMVKVKGLAFDADSKIIVKK, encoded by the coding sequence ATGAAAAAAATAATTCTACCACTTTCAATTGCGGTCTTCGCAGTTTTACCATTAAATTTATTTTCTCAGGATAATCATACATTAATTAAGGAGTATATTTCTCAAAATAAAATTAAAGAATATAAAAAATCAGACCTTACCGATTTTATTATTGATAATGTAGATCCCTCAAAATCTTTGGATGGTGATATCGTAAAATTTCGGCAGGTTTACAAAGGGTTTCCTGTATATCATGCTGCTGGGACTGCTCTGATCAAAGATAAGAAAGTGACTTACTTTTCTGAGAATTTCGTGAAAAATTACCAGGAAGCAGGTCCGGATCATGCGGGATTATCCAGAAGTGATGCGCTCCAGAAAATAGCAGAAGCGCTCGGAAATACAGAGATTTCCGATTTTACCATTCTGAACTTTCTTGAAAAATCTGTAAATGACAATAAATCAGCAAAGCAAAGACTCGTTTATCATTATGATATTAATGATCAATTGCGTCTGGCTTATGAATATATTTTAAGAGAACCCAAATCTGCCAACTACTGGAATATGATTGTAGATGCTGGTGATGGGAAGATTCTTGAAAAAACCAATCTGACATCGTCATGTGATTTTACTGCCGATGCTTACTCTTCGGATCTCACTCATTATCGTGATACAGAAATGCATCAGTTGATAGGACCTGACAGTAAAGCTCATCAAAATTTTGTATTGTTTTCCCCTGACAATGCATCTTATAATGTATTTCCGCTGCCCCTTGAAGCAGCGACATTTGGATCAAGATCCATGATTTCAAACCCATGGCTTCTCAGTGCATCACCTGAAGGATGGCATTCTGACGGAACGACGCATTATACCAATACCAGAGGAAATAATGTATATGCTTATGAAGATACGGCCAATACCAATAATCCCGGTTTATCCCCGGATGGTGGAACTGCCAGAAACTTTAATTTTCCCTTCAGCATCAATGCAAACGCAGCCTTCAACCAAAATGCATCGATTACCAACCTGTTTTATTTAAATAATAGGATCCACGATGTGTTCTATCAGTTTGGGTTTACAGAATCGGCAAGAAACTTCCAGTGGAATAATTTTGGAAAAGGAGGACTGGATGACGACGGTGTTTTTGCAGAAGCTCAGGATGGGGGAGGAACCAATAATGCTAACTTCTCTTCTCCGCCAGATTATTATAACCCAACCATGCAGATGTATATGTGGTCCACGGTTAACAGGCTGTTCTTTTATAATGCTCCGGGTACAGCAGTAACACGCACTCCCGGTGCGGGAATCGCTCAGTACGGTATGGCCTTGAATGCAACGGGAGTAACCGGAAATATACAGCTGTCTTCCGTTTTAGACGGATGTACTGCTTTGCCAGCCGGGTCACTTACCGGAAAAATAGGTTTAGTTGAAAGGGGAACGTGCTCTTTTGTCGTAAAGACAAAGAATCTGCAGGATGCAGGGGCTGCAGCTGCGGTTATTTATAATAATGCTGCTAACGGATCTTCAATTGGAGGAATGGCCGGAGTGGACGCAACGGTTACCATCCCTTCACTACTGATTACCTACGGAGAAGGAAATTTTATCAAAAGCCAGCTTTCTGCAGGTACAACAGTAAATGTTACCCTGAAAAATGACCCTGCGACGAGTGTAACTCCCGATGGAAGCTTTGATAATGGTATTGTCACGCACGAATACGGACACGGAATTTCTAACCGCTTGACCGGAACCGGCTATGGATGTTTAAGTACGTCCGCAGATAAAGAGCAGATGGGTGAAGGGTGGTCAGATTTCTTTGCACTCATGCTAACCAATAAACCAGGCGATAATGCTTCTGTCGCCAGGGGGATGGGAACGTATGCTGCCGGGCAGGCAATAACAGGTGGCGGGATAAGGCCTGCAAAATATTCTCCTGATTTTGCCGTCAATAGTTTTACTTACGGCGATACCAACGGGATGGAGTACAATAACGGATCTGCTATTGTTCCGGATGTACATTCCATCGGCTTTGTATGGGCTACCATGTTGTGGGACCTGCACTGGAAGTACGTGGAAAAATATGGATATTCTTCTGATGTGACTGCTAATGCAGCAAGCGGGAGCTCCAGAGTTTTACAGCTAGTCACGGACGCTTTGAAACTTCAGGTCTGCAACCCCACATTTATAGACGGCAGAAATGCCATTATTGCTGCCGACCAGGCGACAACTGGCGGAGCAGACCGATGTATGATCTGGAATACGTTTGCCAGAAGAGGATTGGGAGTAAATGCTTCGGCAGGCGTTAAAACCAATATTAATGACCAGGTCGAAAGTTTCAGTGTTCCGGATGATTGTGCTGTACTTTCTGCAAATGAAGTAAAATCTGTAAAAAACCGTCTCTCCATCTATCCAAATCCTGCTAAAAATGAGTTCTTCATTCATTTTCCGGATAAAACCATGGGGAAAGTAAGTGTTGAAATTTACGATATGTCAGGAAAATTGGTTTCATCCGAAGATAAAATTTCTCCGGATGCTACAAAGGCGATTTCAACAGACAAATTGGTCAACGGAACGTATATGGTGAAAGTAAAGGGACTTGCTTTTGATGCAGACTCCAAAATTATTGTAAAAAAATAA
- a CDS encoding T9SS-dependent M36 family metallopeptidase translates to MKLPILMSAFAVLSCSAVLSQENEQLIKDYISRNKIREYKKPDLINFIVDNIDYSKSLHGDIIKFQQTYNDIPVYNSVGTALIRDHKIVYYSDNFIKDYTTSVSKTVGITKKEALQKIASDLGKSEIADLPIISLFQKSSDRMQRAIERLVYTNDKNNKLRLAYEYFMKVPQSPDSWNYLIDAHTGEIINKVNLNLSCNFKEGAYSHDHSGKLLLPQKEFYHQDNNRINLTPPSIDNASYNVFALPLEAPTFGTRSIVNNPWIVASSPEGWHSDGVNHYTITRGNNVYAYEDKDNNESTYGISPDGGAARNFDFPYDANALTYHNLSASTTNLFYINNKIHDIFYQFGFTESARNFQRNNFGKGGLGNDEVLAQSQDGGGFNNANFATYPDNYNGIMQMYLWVKSNRAIWYHAPSDAVSRIPNWAPAFFGPLPSDIELTREVKLASIIDGCTALPAGELTGKIGLIESGSCNSVVKVKNAQAAGADAVLVYNDAATGNTIGAMFGTDNTIAIPSLSISNDEGEFIKGKLSANIPVSLTIRADTKYDGSFDNGIVTHEYGHGISNRLTGDGYSCLNPSEDYEQMGEGWSDFFALMLTNKPGDNASVARGLGTYALGQQPNDPGIRNAKYSPDFAVNSFTYGNTNGMEFNAGSVSFPNMHSIGSVWATMLWDLHWKYVEKYGYSSDVTANAANGSARVLQLVTDALKLQACNPTFIDGRNAIIAADQSTTGGADRCMIWNTFARRGLGVNASAGAKNNINDQVESFDIPADCAVLSADEVKTVKSTISMYPNPAKNEFFISFPDKTLGKVSVEIYDMSGRLVSSEDKISPDAKKAISTDKLGNGTYMVKVKGLAFDAASTIIVKK, encoded by the coding sequence ATGAAATTACCGATTCTGATGTCCGCATTTGCAGTTTTATCCTGTTCGGCGGTACTGTCGCAGGAAAATGAGCAACTCATTAAAGATTATATTTCTCGGAATAAAATACGAGAATATAAAAAACCAGACCTTATTAATTTTATTGTTGATAATATTGATTATTCCAAGTCCTTACATGGAGATATTATTAAATTTCAGCAGACTTATAATGATATTCCTGTATATAATTCCGTAGGCACAGCCTTAATCAGAGATCATAAAATAGTTTATTACTCCGATAATTTTATAAAGGATTACACGACTTCTGTCTCAAAGACTGTCGGAATTACGAAAAAAGAAGCCCTTCAAAAAATTGCTTCTGATTTAGGAAAGTCTGAAATCGCCGACCTTCCCATTATTTCACTGTTTCAGAAGTCTTCAGACCGAATGCAGCGTGCAATAGAGCGACTTGTTTATACAAATGATAAAAATAATAAACTCAGACTGGCTTATGAATATTTTATGAAAGTTCCACAATCTCCGGATTCCTGGAATTATCTGATCGACGCCCATACGGGTGAAATTATTAATAAGGTAAATCTGAATTTGTCCTGTAATTTTAAAGAGGGCGCCTATTCACACGACCATTCTGGTAAATTATTATTGCCGCAAAAAGAATTTTATCACCAGGATAATAACAGGATAAATCTTACTCCTCCCAGTATTGATAATGCTTCTTACAATGTATTTGCACTGCCTCTGGAAGCGCCCACTTTCGGAACAAGATCTATTGTGAATAATCCCTGGATCGTAGCTTCATCCCCTGAAGGATGGCATTCTGACGGTGTAAATCATTATACAATTACCCGGGGAAATAACGTATATGCTTACGAGGATAAGGATAATAATGAAAGTACTTACGGTATATCTCCTGATGGAGGAGCAGCAAGAAATTTTGATTTTCCATATGATGCCAATGCCCTAACATATCATAACCTTTCTGCCTCTACTACCAATTTGTTTTATATAAATAATAAAATCCATGATATCTTTTATCAATTCGGGTTTACTGAATCTGCGAGAAATTTTCAGCGTAATAACTTTGGAAAAGGGGGATTAGGTAATGATGAGGTCCTTGCTCAGTCCCAGGATGGCGGCGGATTTAACAATGCCAATTTTGCAACCTATCCGGATAATTACAATGGTATTATGCAAATGTATCTGTGGGTAAAATCTAATCGTGCAATATGGTATCATGCTCCTTCAGATGCTGTTTCAAGAATACCTAATTGGGCACCTGCCTTCTTCGGTCCGCTACCTAGTGATATTGAACTTACAAGAGAGGTAAAACTGGCAAGCATTATCGATGGTTGTACTGCTTTACCGGCAGGTGAGCTTACGGGTAAAATAGGATTGATCGAAAGTGGCTCATGCAATTCAGTAGTTAAGGTTAAAAATGCTCAGGCAGCAGGTGCTGATGCTGTTTTAGTATATAATGACGCGGCAACCGGTAACACAATAGGAGCGATGTTCGGCACTGATAATACCATTGCCATACCCTCATTATCCATATCCAATGATGAAGGTGAGTTTATAAAAGGAAAGCTTTCCGCCAATATTCCGGTAAGTCTTACCATCAGGGCTGATACAAAATATGACGGAAGCTTTGATAATGGTATCGTCACGCACGAATACGGGCACGGCATTTCAAACAGGCTGACAGGCGACGGTTATTCCTGCCTGAATCCATCAGAGGATTATGAGCAGATGGGAGAAGGCTGGTCGGACTTCTTTGCGCTGATGTTAACGAATAAACCGGGAGATAATGCTTCTGTTGCGAGAGGATTGGGAACTTATGCATTAGGGCAGCAGCCAAATGACCCGGGAATACGTAATGCTAAATATTCTCCTGATTTTGCCGTTAATAGTTTTACGTACGGTAATACCAACGGGATGGAATTTAATGCCGGATCGGTTAGTTTTCCTAATATGCATTCTATCGGTTCTGTATGGGCTACCATGCTATGGGATCTTCATTGGAAGTACGTGGAAAAATATGGATATTCTTCTGATGTGACCGCTAATGCAGCAAATGGGAGCGCCAGAGTTTTACAGCTGGTTACGGACGCTTTGAAACTTCAGGCCTGCAACCCGACTTTTATAGACGGCAGAAATGCCATTATTGCTGCCGACCAGTCCACTACCGGAGGAGCAGACCGATGTATGATCTGGAATACATTTGCGAGAAGAGGATTAGGAGTAAATGCTTCAGCAGGCGCTAAAAACAATATTAATGACCAGGTTGAAAGCTTTGATATTCCGGCTGATTGTGCTGTACTTTCCGCAGATGAAGTGAAAACAGTGAAAAGTACAATCTCCATGTATCCGAATCCTGCTAAAAATGAGTTCTTTATTAGTTTTCCGGATAAAACCCTGGGGAAAGTAAGTGTCGAAATCTACGATATGTCCGGAAGATTGGTCTCTTCGGAAGATAAAATTTCTCCGGATGCTAAAAAGGCGATCTCTACGGATAAATTGGGTAACGGAACATATATGGTGAAAGTAAAGGGACTTGCTTTTGATGCAGCTTCTACAATTATTGTAAAGAAATAA
- a CDS encoding EamA family transporter: MKKKNILKGVLFVGIGASIYGMLATFVKLAYQDGYTTSEVTTSQFVLGLAGLLILNFIQTVTSKQKLSSPTAKEVKTLLIAGTSLGCTSLFYYIAVQYINVSIAIVLLMQSVWFSVVVESFITKKLPNARKVISVVIVLIGTVLATNLVNESIEIDWHGIFWGLMAAASYTLTMFTSNTLATHLPVFRKSIIMLCGGSIVVFAFLFFAQIGPLYSDGLKSLYLNFTENTQHIHAFNYSILWKYGLILSLFGTIIPPILFNVGFPNAGLGLGSIVSSLELPVSVTMAFVLLGEKVILIQWAGIALILFAIVLMNLPSKKEYVSAEVS, from the coding sequence ATGAAGAAGAAAAATATACTAAAAGGAGTTTTATTTGTAGGAATCGGTGCGAGCATCTACGGGATGTTGGCCACCTTTGTGAAGTTGGCCTACCAGGATGGTTATACGACCTCAGAAGTGACCACGTCGCAATTTGTACTGGGATTGGCAGGTCTTCTGATTCTGAATTTCATACAGACGGTTACCTCAAAGCAAAAACTGTCATCACCAACTGCAAAAGAAGTGAAAACACTGCTCATTGCCGGAACATCTTTAGGCTGTACCAGCTTATTTTATTACATTGCTGTTCAGTATATTAATGTTTCAATAGCAATTGTTCTTTTAATGCAGTCGGTATGGTTTAGCGTCGTTGTAGAAAGTTTTATCACCAAAAAATTACCGAATGCCAGAAAAGTAATTTCTGTCGTTATCGTTTTAATCGGAACTGTGCTGGCAACAAATCTTGTTAATGAAAGTATCGAAATAGACTGGCATGGGATCTTTTGGGGTTTAATGGCGGCGGCATCATATACCCTCACGATGTTTACTTCCAATACGCTGGCGACCCATCTGCCTGTTTTCAGGAAAAGTATCATTATGCTATGCGGGGGGTCAATTGTCGTATTTGCATTTTTATTTTTTGCACAGATCGGGCCTTTGTATTCTGACGGACTAAAATCACTGTATCTGAATTTTACAGAAAACACACAGCATATTCATGCCTTTAATTATTCCATTCTTTGGAAATACGGGTTGATTTTATCATTATTCGGAACCATTATTCCGCCCATTTTATTCAATGTAGGTTTTCCTAATGCGGGTCTGGGATTAGGAAGTATCGTTTCATCGCTGGAGCTGCCGGTTTCGGTAACCATGGCTTTTGTTTTATTAGGTGAGAAGGTTATTCTAATACAATGGGCAGGCATTGCTCTCATCCTTTTTGCCATTGTCTTAATGAATCTGCCCTCCAAAAAAGAATATGTATCAGCAGAAGTATCATAA
- a CDS encoding alpha/beta fold hydrolase: MKYFNNAVAVLMLSTVPNLMFSQAKPLDAELTNYEYPYDVHFLNFKSQNNDLKMAYMDVQPKKPNGKAIMLLHGKNFNGAYWERTAKDLSDKGFRVIIPDQIGFGKSSKPQSYQFSFSQLADNTKNILDDLKIDKLIVLGHSMGGMVATRFTLLYPEKVEKLILENPIGLEDYKTFAAYQTIDQAYQSELKNTSESYKNYQLKFYYDNKWKAEYQPWLDLIAGWTLHPDYPKVAWDAALTSDMIYNQPVCYEFKNIKAPTLLIIGTRDRTAIGKERAPKELQPKMGQYQELGKKTQQQIAGSRLVEIENTGHLPHIEVYNKFWNALYEFIK; the protein is encoded by the coding sequence ATGAAATATTTTAACAATGCAGTTGCGGTTTTAATGCTGTCAACTGTTCCCAACCTGATGTTTTCACAGGCAAAACCTTTAGATGCGGAGCTTACCAATTATGAGTATCCTTACGACGTCCATTTTCTGAATTTTAAATCTCAGAATAATGATCTTAAAATGGCATATATGGATGTACAGCCGAAAAAGCCGAACGGAAAAGCCATCATGCTTCTTCATGGTAAAAACTTTAACGGAGCCTACTGGGAGAGAACAGCGAAAGACTTGTCTGATAAAGGATTCAGGGTGATCATTCCCGATCAGATCGGATTTGGAAAATCTTCAAAACCCCAGTCTTATCAGTTTTCCTTTTCTCAGCTGGCAGACAACACTAAAAATATTTTGGATGATTTGAAAATCGATAAATTAATCGTTCTGGGTCACTCAATGGGAGGTATGGTGGCTACGAGATTTACATTACTGTATCCCGAAAAGGTTGAGAAATTAATTCTGGAAAATCCTATAGGACTGGAAGACTATAAAACTTTCGCAGCATACCAGACCATTGACCAGGCCTATCAATCTGAACTAAAAAACACCTCGGAATCCTATAAAAATTACCAGTTAAAATTTTATTATGACAATAAATGGAAAGCGGAGTACCAGCCATGGCTGGACTTAATTGCGGGTTGGACCTTACATCCTGATTACCCAAAAGTGGCCTGGGATGCTGCTTTAACATCTGACATGATCTACAATCAGCCGGTTTGTTATGAATTTAAAAATATTAAAGCTCCGACCTTATTGATCATCGGGACCAGAGACCGGACTGCCATCGGAAAAGAAAGGGCTCCCAAAGAATTACAGCCGAAAATGGGACAGTATCAGGAGTTGGGAAAGAAAACACAGCAGCAGATTGCGGGCTCCAGATTAGTTGAAATTGAAAATACGGGGCATCTTCCGCACATCGAAGTCTATAATAAATTCTGGAATGCGTTGTACGAGTTTATAAAGTAA